Proteins co-encoded in one Prevotella sp. E13-27 genomic window:
- a CDS encoding phosphohydrolase has translation MDFQKIIDKYYTGDDSLRRLLMLHSRQVTDRCLSVCDRHPELKLDRQFLEEAAMLHDIGIRWCHAPSIFCEGSEPYICHGVIGGKLLRDEGFVRHAQVCERHTGTGLTREQIERQQLPLPVDGCYEPQELEEKLICYADKFYSKSRPDRVFTVLEAAQSLEKFGSEGVKKFLAWAEMFE, from the coding sequence ATGGATTTTCAGAAAATCATAGATAAGTATTATACAGGCGACGATTCACTTCGTCGCCTGTTAATGCTTCATTCCCGACAGGTGACAGACCGTTGTCTGTCAGTGTGTGACCGCCATCCTGAGCTGAAACTTGACCGTCAGTTTTTGGAGGAGGCAGCCATGCTACACGACATAGGCATTCGTTGGTGTCATGCGCCTAGCATCTTCTGTGAGGGAAGCGAACCGTATATCTGTCATGGTGTTATTGGTGGAAAACTGCTTCGCGACGAAGGCTTTGTGCGTCATGCACAGGTGTGTGAGCGTCACACAGGTACGGGGCTTACAAGAGAACAGATAGAACGTCAGCAATTGCCGCTGCCTGTTGATGGCTGTTATGAGCCGCAGGAACTCGAGGAAAAACTAATCTGCTATGCCGATAAGTTCTATTCCAAGTCGCGTCCAGACCGAGTGTTCACAGTCCTTGAGGCAGCGCAGAGCTTAGAGAAATTCGGTTCCGAAGGAGTAAAGAAATTCCTTGCATGGGCTGAAATGTTTGAATGA
- a CDS encoding putative LPS assembly protein LptD, producing the protein MKRKSVIFLMLSAFILLMAQGYQNSLYMSSNVGMQKEWHGDSIDNDTILESSDSASLRTYMTDSVAADSLISDSLISDTLFGDSLSTDSSRISMIPTDSLERAIWEHNKAVDDSLRADSLNRQRKNGIDSPVTFSANDSLIYEAGSGMAFLYGSSNVKYQNMDLQSDRIYMQLDSSLVHATGSRDTATNEMIGMPVFKMGSDTYESDTMAFNFKTKRGLIQQVYTEQQDGFLTSELSKRGANGELFLRHGRYTTCDEPHPDFYLALSRAKVRPGKDVIFGPAYMVVCDVPVPLAVPYGFFPFTKSYSSGFIMPTYGDETERGFYLRDGGYYFAISDLMDLKLLGEIYTKGSWGVSAATNYRKRYKYSGSFFGSFQNTINGEKNMPDYSKQTSFKIQWSHRQDAKANPYSNLSASVNFATTSYERNNLNSMYNPQALTQSTRTSSVSYSTGFSSIGLNLSTTMNLSQNMRDSTISVTFPDLNISISRFYPFKRKKLVGKQKWYEKLSMSYTGHFSNSISTKEDKLMHSSLARDWQNGMQHSIPISGNFSLFNYININPSFNFTDRTYSRKVMRSWDTSSQKELCDTVSGFYNVYNWNLSLSASTKLYGFYIPSRKLFGDKIQAIRHVLTPQISFSYAPDFSASRYGYYESYQKTDSKGNVSLVEYSPYQGQLYGVPGKGKTGSISFDLSNNVEMKIKSDNDSTGFKKISILDELGASMSYNMAAKVRPWSDLSLRLRLKLTKSYTFNLNAIFASYVYEADSVGATPRISEHTTYWEQGKIGRFQGMSQNLSYTINNEKVAKLFKWLKGDRPKKNDDDETKIDDPLENETETNIDKDLDAGRHGAKKRDAGMAETDDDGYMKFSLPWSLSFGYGITMRENTDVKKFNYSTMRYPYKFTQNLNVSGNVRISDGWNISFSSGYDFENKKVSMTTASLSRDLHCFNMSCSVVLTPYTSYNFSFRCNAATLTDALKYDKRSSYSNSVQWY; encoded by the coding sequence GTGAAACGAAAATCGGTCATATTTTTGATGCTCTCTGCGTTCATCCTGTTGATGGCTCAGGGTTATCAGAATTCGCTATATATGAGTTCCAATGTTGGGATGCAGAAAGAATGGCATGGGGATAGTATCGATAATGACACTATTCTCGAGTCAAGTGATTCTGCTTCTCTTCGTACATATATGACGGATTCTGTTGCTGCCGATTCTCTTATATCTGATTCTCTTATTTCCGACACCCTCTTTGGTGATTCCCTTTCTACGGACTCATCTCGTATTTCGATGATACCTACGGACTCACTTGAGCGTGCCATCTGGGAACATAACAAAGCTGTTGATGACTCACTACGTGCCGACAGCCTTAACCGTCAGCGCAAGAACGGAATAGATTCTCCTGTGACATTCTCTGCCAATGACTCGCTTATCTATGAGGCAGGCTCTGGCATGGCTTTCCTCTATGGTTCTTCGAACGTGAAATATCAGAACATGGACCTCCAGAGTGACCGCATATATATGCAGCTTGACTCGTCGCTTGTCCATGCTACTGGCTCGCGCGATACGGCTACTAACGAGATGATAGGCATGCCGGTGTTCAAGATGGGTAGCGATACCTACGAGAGCGATACCATGGCGTTCAACTTCAAGACGAAGCGCGGACTTATCCAGCAAGTATATACCGAACAGCAAGATGGCTTCCTCACGAGTGAGTTGTCTAAGCGTGGTGCTAACGGTGAACTGTTCCTACGTCATGGACGCTATACCACTTGCGATGAACCTCATCCCGATTTCTATCTGGCGCTCTCGAGAGCGAAGGTGCGTCCTGGCAAGGACGTAATCTTCGGTCCTGCATATATGGTTGTTTGCGACGTGCCAGTGCCATTGGCGGTGCCTTATGGCTTCTTCCCTTTCACAAAGAGCTATAGCAGTGGCTTTATCATGCCAACCTATGGTGACGAGACTGAGCGTGGCTTCTATCTGCGCGATGGCGGCTATTATTTTGCTATCAGTGACCTTATGGATTTGAAGCTTCTTGGTGAGATCTATACAAAGGGCTCGTGGGGCGTGTCTGCTGCTACAAACTACAGGAAACGCTATAAGTATAGCGGATCGTTCTTTGGCAGTTTCCAGAACACCATCAACGGCGAGAAGAACATGCCTGACTATTCTAAGCAGACTAGCTTTAAGATTCAGTGGAGCCATCGTCAGGATGCTAAAGCCAATCCGTACTCGAACCTCTCGGCAAGCGTGAACTTCGCTACGACAAGCTATGAGCGTAATAACTTGAACTCGATGTATAACCCACAGGCGTTGACGCAGAGCACGCGAACTTCTTCCGTGTCCTACAGCACTGGCTTTTCGAGCATCGGACTGAACCTCTCTACAACGATGAACCTTTCGCAGAATATGCGTGACTCAACTATTTCTGTGACATTTCCTGATTTGAATATCAGTATCTCGCGTTTCTATCCGTTCAAACGCAAGAAACTTGTCGGAAAACAGAAGTGGTATGAGAAACTGTCGATGAGTTATACAGGACATTTCAGCAACTCCATATCAACAAAGGAAGATAAGCTTATGCACAGCAGTCTGGCGCGTGACTGGCAGAACGGCATGCAGCACAGCATTCCTATCAGTGGAAACTTCTCGCTGTTCAACTATATCAATATCAACCCATCGTTTAACTTCACCGACCGTACTTATTCACGCAAGGTGATGCGCAGTTGGGATACCTCTTCCCAGAAGGAGTTATGCGATACTGTTAGTGGCTTTTACAATGTTTATAACTGGAACTTGTCGCTCTCTGCATCGACAAAGCTCTACGGCTTTTATATTCCGTCGCGTAAACTCTTCGGTGATAAGATTCAGGCTATACGCCACGTGCTTACACCACAGATTAGCTTCAGCTATGCTCCAGACTTCAGCGCTTCACGTTATGGTTACTATGAGAGTTATCAGAAGACCGATTCGAAAGGTAATGTGAGCCTTGTTGAGTATTCACCTTACCAAGGACAGCTCTATGGAGTGCCAGGCAAAGGTAAGACGGGAAGCATCTCGTTTGATTTGTCAAACAATGTAGAGATGAAGATTAAGAGCGACAATGATTCTACAGGCTTCAAGAAAATAAGCATCCTTGATGAGCTTGGAGCTTCTATGTCCTATAATATGGCTGCTAAGGTCCGTCCGTGGAGTGATCTAAGCCTCCGTCTGCGACTGAAGCTGACTAAGAGCTACACATTCAACCTTAATGCCATCTTCGCGAGCTATGTATATGAAGCTGACTCAGTGGGTGCTACTCCTCGCATAAGTGAGCATACCACATATTGGGAACAGGGCAAGATAGGTCGTTTCCAGGGCATGTCGCAAAATCTGTCCTACACTATCAATAACGAGAAGGTGGCAAAACTCTTCAAGTGGCTGAAGGGCGACAGACCGAAGAAAAACGATGATGACGAGACGAAGATTGATGACCCGCTGGAGAACGAGACTGAGACAAACATCGACAAGGATCTCGATGCAGGTCGTCATGGCGCGAAGAAACGCGACGCAGGTATGGCTGAGACCGATGACGACGGATATATGAAGTTCTCGCTGCCTTGGTCTCTCAGCTTCGGTTATGGTATCACTATGCGTGAGAATACCGATGTGAAGAAGTTCAACTATTCAACTATGCGCTACCCATATAAGTTCACCCAGAACCTGAACGTTAGCGGTAATGTTAGAATCAGTGACGGATGGAATATATCGTTCTCGTCAGGCTACGACTTCGAGAACAAGAAGGTGTCTATGACCACAGCATCGCTGTCACGTGACCTCCATTGCTTCAATATGTCATGCTCGGTGGTGCTCACTCCATATACTAGCTATAACTTCTCGTTCCGATGCAACGCTGCTACACTGACAGATGCTCTGAAGTACGACAAACGCAGTAGCTATTCTAACTCTGTGCAGTGGTATTAA
- the hflX gene encoding GTPase HflX translates to MKEFVISEAKAETAVLVALVTKEQDEVKTKEYLDELEFLADTAGARTIKRFTQKVAGPSQVTYVGSGKLQEIKEFIKQCDDAYDAWLDEQDAFIADDERVGAPDRVGMVIFDDELSAKQIRNIEKELQVKILDRTSLILDIFAMRAQTAEAKAQVELAQHRYMLPRLQRLWTHLERQGGGSGSGGGKGSVGLRGPGETQLEMDRRIILQRITLLKQRLAEIDKQKTTQRKNRGRLIRVALVGYTNVGKSTMMNLLSKSDVFAENKLFATLDTTVRKMTIDNLPFLLADTVGFIRKLPSDLVESFKSTLDEVREADMLVHVVDISHPDFEEQVRVVDQTLSELGCAETPRLMVFNKIDAYHWTPQDEDDLTPPKRENISLADLEKTWMAKMQGDCLFISAREKQNIDVLRTVLYNKVRELHVQKYPYNDFLYNIEEA, encoded by the coding sequence ATGAAAGAATTTGTAATATCAGAGGCTAAGGCTGAAACGGCTGTTCTCGTGGCTCTTGTCACTAAGGAGCAGGACGAAGTGAAGACCAAGGAATATCTGGACGAACTGGAGTTCCTTGCCGATACAGCCGGTGCCCGTACTATAAAGCGTTTCACACAGAAGGTGGCAGGACCCAGTCAGGTCACTTATGTGGGCAGTGGTAAGCTACAGGAGATAAAAGAATTTATTAAGCAGTGCGATGATGCTTATGATGCTTGGCTCGATGAGCAAGATGCTTTCATAGCCGATGATGAGCGCGTGGGTGCGCCTGACCGTGTGGGTATGGTCATCTTTGATGATGAACTGTCGGCCAAGCAGATCCGTAACATTGAGAAGGAACTGCAGGTGAAGATTCTCGACCGCACCTCGCTCATTCTTGATATCTTCGCTATGCGCGCTCAGACGGCGGAGGCAAAGGCACAGGTAGAACTGGCTCAGCACCGTTATATGCTGCCTCGTCTGCAACGCCTGTGGACACACCTTGAACGACAGGGCGGTGGCTCTGGCTCAGGTGGCGGAAAGGGAAGTGTAGGTCTGCGCGGACCTGGTGAGACCCAGCTTGAGATGGACCGCCGTATCATCCTGCAGCGCATAACCCTGTTGAAACAGCGTCTTGCAGAGATTGACAAGCAGAAGACCACTCAGCGTAAGAACCGCGGCAGACTCATCCGCGTGGCACTCGTTGGCTATACCAACGTGGGTAAGTCAACAATGATGAACCTTCTTTCCAAGAGTGACGTGTTTGCAGAGAATAAGCTCTTCGCTACGCTCGACACTACAGTTCGTAAGATGACCATAGACAATTTGCCGTTCCTTTTGGCTGATACCGTTGGCTTCATCCGTAAGTTGCCCAGCGACCTTGTTGAGTCGTTCAAGTCAACACTTGATGAGGTGCGCGAGGCAGACATGCTTGTCCATGTCGTTGATATCTCTCATCCCGACTTCGAGGAACAGGTGCGTGTCGTTGACCAGACCCTTAGCGAGTTGGGTTGTGCAGAGACACCGCGCCTTATGGTCTTCAATAAGATTGATGCTTATCACTGGACACCGCAGGACGAGGACGACCTCACCCCGCCTAAGCGTGAGAATATCTCTCTTGCCGACCTTGAGAAGACATGGATGGCAAAGATGCAGGGCGATTGTCTGTTCATCTCGGCGCGTGAGAAACAGAATATCGACGTGCTTCGCACTGTACTATATAATAAGGTGCGTGAGCTCCATGTGCAGAAATATCCGTATAACGATTTTTTATATAACATTGAGGAGGCTTGA
- a CDS encoding DUF4954 family protein, which produces MNYRQLTENEISVLEQNGCWAEDWSRVEVAENFRPYNFHRVVLYGDIRLGYFDKSIEVSKDFFKHSGINDATLRNVTVGNNCLIEKVGNFINNYTIGDDCYISNISTIETTEGATYGSGSSISVLNEMGDGNVTLFRELNSQLAAFMVKHTTDKELTRRLNELIDDEVRVSTPDRGIIGNNVKIINTKEITNTVIKGDCEISGAARLSECTILSSEDASVYIGTGVICENSIICDGCSINNSVKMQDCFVGEACQITNGFTAEASLFFANSFMANGEACAAFCGPFSASHHKSSLLIGGQFSFYNAGSNTNFSNHAYKMGPMHYGTLERGTKTASGSYVLMPATIGAFSVCFGKLMHHPDTRCLPFSYLIAYGETMYLVPGRNITTVGLYRDIKKWPKRDKRSKQSKKSIINFDWLSPFTVGEILQGIKILENLRNASGDNVTTYNFHEYVINASSLKKGLKYYDIALRIYMGAVLKRAQKEGFIGVPQSDDGQGPWCDLSGLLLPESEEQRLVNDIKNGNIDNIGEVLDRFEEIDRRYSDFRWAWSYQLIMDYYHLNYLDEAACERIREDYVRARRAWIAEIRKDAEKEFAMGDVEQEVFDDFISKLDHEIDYEN; this is translated from the coding sequence ATGAATTACAGACAGCTCACAGAAAATGAAATCAGCGTGCTTGAACAGAATGGATGTTGGGCAGAAGACTGGTCACGAGTAGAGGTTGCGGAGAACTTCCGTCCTTACAATTTCCACCGTGTAGTGCTATATGGGGACATACGCCTTGGCTATTTCGATAAAAGTATCGAAGTGAGCAAGGACTTCTTCAAACATTCTGGCATTAATGATGCCACGTTGCGTAACGTCACGGTTGGCAACAACTGTTTGATAGAGAAGGTCGGTAACTTCATCAATAACTATACCATCGGTGATGACTGCTATATATCCAACATCTCTACCATTGAGACTACCGAAGGTGCTACCTATGGCTCAGGCTCTTCCATATCAGTACTGAACGAGATGGGTGATGGTAATGTGACGCTCTTCCGTGAACTGAACTCTCAGCTGGCCGCCTTCATGGTGAAGCATACTACTGATAAGGAACTGACGCGTCGCCTCAATGAACTTATCGATGATGAGGTACGTGTGTCAACCCCCGACCGCGGCATCATCGGCAATAATGTTAAGATTATAAATACTAAGGAGATTACCAACACCGTCATCAAGGGCGACTGCGAGATCAGTGGTGCAGCCCGCCTGTCTGAGTGTACTATTCTTAGTAGCGAGGATGCCAGCGTTTATATCGGCACTGGCGTCATCTGTGAGAACAGCATCATCTGTGACGGCTGCTCTATCAATAACTCCGTTAAGATGCAGGACTGCTTCGTGGGCGAGGCATGTCAGATCACCAACGGATTCACTGCAGAGGCAAGTCTTTTCTTTGCAAACTCGTTCATGGCAAACGGTGAGGCATGTGCTGCATTCTGCGGACCGTTCTCTGCTTCTCACCACAAGTCAAGCCTGCTCATCGGTGGACAGTTCTCATTCTACAATGCTGGTTCAAACACCAATTTCTCTAACCATGCCTACAAGATGGGACCTATGCACTACGGCACTCTGGAGCGTGGCACAAAGACAGCCTCTGGTTCCTATGTGCTCATGCCTGCCACCATCGGAGCATTCTCCGTGTGCTTCGGCAAGCTGATGCACCATCCTGACACTCGTTGTCTGCCGTTCTCATACCTCATTGCCTACGGCGAGACCATGTATCTTGTACCTGGTCGTAACATCACTACCGTTGGACTCTACCGTGATATTAAGAAATGGCCTAAGCGTGACAAGCGCTCTAAGCAGTCGAAGAAGTCAATCATCAACTTCGACTGGCTGTCACCGTTTACCGTTGGCGAGATCCTTCAGGGAATAAAGATTCTGGAGAATCTGCGCAATGCATCAGGTGATAATGTTACCACCTATAATTTCCATGAATATGTTATCAACGCTTCTTCACTTAAGAAAGGACTGAAATACTATGACATAGCACTTCGCATCTATATGGGCGCTGTCTTGAAGCGTGCCCAGAAAGAAGGCTTCATCGGTGTTCCTCAGTCTGATGATGGTCAGGGACCATGGTGCGACCTCTCTGGCCTGCTGTTGCCAGAGAGCGAGGAACAGCGTCTTGTCAACGATATCAAGAATGGTAATATTGACAACATCGGTGAAGTACTCGACCGCTTCGAAGAAATCGACAGACGTTATAGTGACTTCCGATGGGCATGGAGCTATCAGCTCATCATGGACTACTATCATCTTAACTATCTCGATGAGGCTGCTTGCGAACGCATCCGCGAAGACTATGTACGTGCACGTCGTGCATGGATAGCCGAGATTCGCAAAGATGCAGAGAAGGAGTTCGCCATGGGCGATGTTGAGCAGGAGGTGTTCGACGACTTCATCTCGAAGCTCGATCATGAGATAGACTACGAGAATTGA
- a CDS encoding diaminopimelate dehydrogenase, producing the protein MKKIRVAVVGYGNIGRYALEALETAPDMEVAGVVRRQGAENKPQELTDYEVVKDIRELKDVDVAILATPTRSCEEYAKQILPLGINTVDSFDIHTLIRDYRRNLTELNKKTGTVSVIAAGWDPGSDSVVRTLMQSLAPKGLSYTNFGPGMSMGHSVCVRSKAGVKNALSMTIPLGEGIHRRMVYVELEDGASLDEVTKAIKADPYFASDETHVFQVESVDDVRDMGHGVNLVRKGVSGKTQNQRLEFNMSINNPALTGQVLVNVARASMRQQPGCYTMIEIPVIDLLPGDREELISHLV; encoded by the coding sequence ATGAAAAAGATTAGAGTAGCCGTAGTTGGTTACGGCAACATTGGACGCTATGCTCTCGAGGCTCTCGAGACAGCCCCCGACATGGAAGTGGCAGGCGTCGTGCGCCGTCAAGGTGCAGAGAACAAACCTCAGGAGCTGACAGACTATGAGGTAGTGAAGGACATCCGCGAACTGAAAGATGTTGATGTAGCGATTCTTGCCACACCGACACGCTCTTGCGAGGAGTACGCTAAGCAGATTCTGCCACTCGGCATTAACACCGTTGACTCTTTCGACATACATACCCTTATCCGCGACTATCGTCGTAACCTCACCGAACTGAACAAGAAGACTGGTACAGTAAGTGTAATCGCTGCTGGTTGGGACCCAGGCTCTGACTCAGTGGTACGTACACTCATGCAGAGTCTAGCACCTAAGGGACTTAGCTACACCAACTTCGGTCCAGGCATGTCAATGGGACACAGCGTTTGCGTGCGCTCCAAGGCAGGCGTTAAGAATGCTTTGTCAATGACCATACCTCTCGGCGAGGGCATCCATCGTCGCATGGTATATGTTGAGCTTGAGGATGGAGCAAGCCTCGATGAGGTTACGAAGGCTATCAAGGCAGACCCTTACTTTGCCAGCGACGAGACTCATGTGTTCCAGGTGGAGAGCGTTGACGATGTACGCGACATGGGCCATGGCGTAAACCTTGTTCGCAAGGGCGTTAGTGGTAAGACACAGAACCAACGTCTGGAGTTCAACATGTCTATCAACAACCCAGCTCTTACTGGTCAGGTGCTTGTCAACGTAGCACGCGCCTCTATGCGTCAGCAGCCAGGCTGCTACACCATGATCGAGATACCTGTCATAGATCTCCTTCCTGGTGACCGCGAAGAACTTATCTCTCATTTAGTATAA
- a CDS encoding glycoside hydrolase family 28 protein encodes MKRFSFSLFLFFSALCVCAGDFSKFYENLPCKVKAVEPFSIPDNEVSIADCGAVGDGVTLCTDAFTKAISKLTKLGGGRVIVPEGVWLTGPIMLKDNIELRLDKNAIITFSPDKRLYLDKNESASRVYPCIRASKRKNIAITGSGIIDGGGQQWRPVKRSKMSDVEWKNYQEMGGQVTEKGDLWYPWQMKSGYPDIADTPQSQESMRNDLIRVTDCENVLVQGVTIQNSPRFHLHPCYCTNVIIDGVTVRSEWNVQNGDGIDLSDCHQAIIVNSTVSVGDDGICMKSGKPSNSHPISGCEDIVVENNTVFHAHGGFVFGSETASGMRRMVVRHNRFSGTDVGLRFKSSMDRGGRSEQIFISDIMMNDISGEAISFQCDYVNKHAGKAGETFTEAQKKWAPQFQDIHISRVVCRGCKTGIKAAGVTGLECVKNITISDCSIVYNKTDKDIDDATARLTLTNVKFAKP; translated from the coding sequence ATGAAACGTTTTTCTTTTTCACTCTTCCTGTTCTTTAGCGCTCTCTGCGTTTGTGCGGGCGACTTTTCAAAGTTTTACGAGAATCTTCCGTGTAAGGTGAAGGCAGTAGAGCCATTCTCCATACCCGACAACGAAGTGTCTATTGCCGACTGTGGTGCTGTTGGTGACGGCGTTACCCTGTGTACCGATGCTTTCACAAAAGCCATATCTAAGCTGACAAAGCTCGGCGGAGGTCGTGTCATCGTGCCCGAAGGTGTGTGGCTCACAGGCCCCATCATGCTCAAGGACAACATTGAACTGCGTCTCGACAAGAATGCCATCATCACCTTCTCACCCGACAAACGTCTCTATCTCGACAAGAATGAAAGTGCCAGCCGTGTTTATCCATGCATACGCGCATCCAAACGTAAGAACATAGCTATCACTGGTTCTGGCATTATCGACGGTGGTGGACAGCAGTGGCGTCCTGTGAAGCGCTCAAAAATGAGTGATGTGGAATGGAAAAACTATCAGGAGATGGGAGGACAGGTTACTGAGAAGGGTGACCTGTGGTATCCCTGGCAGATGAAGAGTGGCTATCCCGACATTGCCGACACCCCTCAGTCACAGGAGTCCATGCGCAATGACCTTATTCGTGTCACCGACTGCGAGAATGTTCTTGTTCAAGGTGTCACCATTCAGAACTCGCCTCGCTTCCATCTGCATCCATGTTACTGTACAAACGTTATCATAGACGGTGTCACCGTGCGTTCAGAGTGGAACGTTCAGAACGGCGACGGCATCGACCTTAGCGACTGCCATCAGGCTATTATCGTCAACTCCACTGTTTCTGTTGGTGACGATGGTATCTGTATGAAGAGTGGCAAGCCGTCGAATAGCCATCCTATAAGCGGCTGTGAAGACATTGTTGTTGAGAACAACACCGTCTTCCATGCTCATGGTGGCTTTGTTTTTGGCAGCGAGACGGCAAGCGGCATGCGTCGCATGGTCGTTCGCCACAATCGTTTCTCTGGCACCGACGTAGGTCTGCGTTTCAAGAGCTCTATGGACCGCGGTGGCCGCTCGGAGCAGATCTTCATCAGCGATATCATGATGAACGACATAAGCGGTGAGGCTATCTCGTTCCAGTGTGACTATGTAAACAAACATGCAGGCAAGGCAGGTGAGACCTTCACTGAGGCACAGAAGAAATGGGCCCCTCAGTTCCAGGATATTCACATCAGCCGTGTCGTCTGCCGTGGTTGTAAGACTGGCATCAAGGCTGCTGGCGTGACAGGTCTTGAATGTGTGAAGAACATCACCATCAGCGATTGTTCCATTGTCTATAACAAGACCGACAAAGACATTGACGATGCAACGGCTCGTCTCACGTTGACAAACGTTAAGTTTGCAAAACCGTGA
- a CDS encoding DUF4417 domain-containing protein — protein MTTPTTLFDRKELYKMEHTSKGMSIKTALIPKHQRRKVIYDNMHLMEGMTFTATHSFPQMLPYNDSTDFELVSFTDRKKHTGKDEALYFFLDDYRFRNQLWCDLERTTFSISHFDYFFTPDFSLWRDLPTEYYNQQNTFRTRFVGLFWQLRGFKTIPTYSFGGLQSFSYCLEGLPSHSVIAVCGLSNRKDEQAYKIWCYALRRLEAEKRPTLILVYGPEIEIPDLHTPVKFLEDFISKRFKHG, from the coding sequence ATGACAACACCAACAACCCTTTTCGACAGAAAAGAGCTCTATAAAATGGAGCACACCTCAAAAGGTATGTCTATAAAGACTGCTTTGATTCCCAAGCACCAAAGGCGCAAGGTAATCTATGACAACATGCACCTCATGGAGGGTATGACTTTCACGGCGACACACTCTTTCCCTCAGATGCTTCCTTATAATGACAGCACTGACTTTGAACTCGTTTCGTTTACTGACAGGAAGAAACATACGGGCAAAGACGAGGCTCTATACTTCTTTCTTGACGACTACCGATTTAGGAATCAGTTATGGTGTGATTTGGAGCGCACAACCTTCAGCATCTCGCATTTCGACTACTTCTTCACTCCAGATTTCAGTCTGTGGCGAGACCTTCCCACGGAGTACTATAATCAACAAAATACTTTTCGTACAAGATTCGTAGGACTCTTCTGGCAACTCAGGGGCTTTAAAACTATTCCAACTTATAGCTTTGGAGGCCTTCAGTCCTTTTCTTATTGTCTCGAAGGCCTGCCTTCTCACAGCGTGATAGCAGTCTGCGGACTGAGCAATCGAAAGGATGAACAAGCCTACAAAATCTGGTGTTATGCCTTAAGGCGACTCGAAGCCGAGAAACGCCCTACTCTTATATTGGTCTATGGTCCGGAAATCGAAATTCCAGACCTTCATACACCTGTCAAATTCTTAGAAGATTTCATTTCAAAACGATTCAAACATGGATAA